A genome region from Desulfonatronovibrio magnus includes the following:
- the purF gene encoding amidophosphoribosyltransferase — MKKEYCGLFGIYGHSEAARMAYFGLYALQHRGQESAGIVTWDGSKIREQKGMGLVADVFSEHHLGHQLKGDISLGHIRYSTTGASLIRNAQPFLVRFKNMSIAVGHNGNLVNTYELRQELEDQGAIFQTTMDSEIIVHLISRYMNGNSFEEALIKAMKRIKGAYTLLILANDKLIAVRDPHGFRPLSIGRVGDSYVLASETCAFDLLEAEYLRCVNPGEMVIIEQGKLRSVFYAENQKNAACAFELIYFARPDSIVFGQEVYQSRKRMGMTLAREAPVDADFVMPFPDSGMYAGVGYAQESGLPFEMAMIRNHYVGRTFIQPSQDMRDFGVRVKLNPARSMIRNRKLLIVEDSIVRGTTIKTRVKKLRELGAREIHMRVSCPPIRFPCFYGIDFSSKGELIAANHEVNDIARYIGLDSLHYLSIDGLLKAINNNQGFCLACFNEDYPVPPGSHCGKMCLEV; from the coding sequence ATGAAAAAAGAATATTGCGGATTATTTGGTATATATGGACATTCTGAAGCCGCCCGTATGGCATACTTCGGGCTCTACGCCCTGCAGCACCGGGGTCAGGAAAGCGCTGGAATAGTTACCTGGGACGGCAGTAAGATCAGGGAGCAGAAGGGAATGGGCTTAGTGGCGGACGTATTCAGCGAGCATCACCTTGGTCACCAGCTCAAAGGTGATATTTCTCTCGGCCACATCAGATATTCCACCACTGGAGCTTCACTTATCAGAAATGCACAGCCATTTCTGGTCAGATTCAAGAATATGTCCATTGCCGTGGGGCATAACGGCAACCTGGTCAATACATATGAGCTGCGCCAGGAACTTGAGGATCAGGGAGCTATCTTTCAGACCACCATGGACAGTGAGATAATTGTCCACCTCATTTCCAGGTATATGAACGGAAATTCCTTTGAAGAAGCCCTTATCAAGGCTATGAAAAGAATAAAAGGAGCTTATACACTTTTGATTCTGGCCAATGACAAGCTCATTGCTGTTCGTGATCCACATGGCTTTCGTCCTCTTTCCATCGGCAGGGTGGGGGATTCATATGTTCTTGCTTCGGAAACGTGTGCCTTTGATTTGCTCGAAGCGGAATACCTGCGCTGTGTAAATCCAGGTGAAATGGTTATTATCGAGCAGGGCAAGCTCAGAAGTGTATTTTATGCAGAAAATCAAAAGAATGCTGCCTGTGCCTTTGAACTTATTTATTTCGCAAGACCTGATTCCATAGTATTTGGTCAGGAGGTTTATCAGTCCAGAAAAAGAATGGGTATGACACTGGCCAGGGAAGCCCCGGTTGATGCTGATTTTGTCATGCCTTTTCCTGACTCGGGCATGTATGCCGGAGTAGGGTATGCTCAGGAGTCTGGTTTACCCTTTGAAATGGCCATGATCAGAAATCATTATGTGGGCAGGACCTTTATTCAGCCGTCTCAGGATATGCGTGACTTTGGAGTCAGAGTGAAGCTTAATCCAGCGAGAAGTATGATCAGAAACAGAAAGCTTCTTATTGTTGAAGATTCCATAGTCAGAGGCACTACAATTAAGACCAGGGTGAAAAAGCTTAGAGAACTGGGTGCCAGAGAAATTCATATGCGTGTAAGTTGTCCGCCCATCCGCTTTCCATGTTTTTATGGTATTGATTTTTCATCCAAAGGAGAACTCATAGCCGCCAACCATGAAGTGAATGATATTGCCCGTTATATTGGGCTGGACAGTCTCCATTATCTGTCCATCGACGGTTTGCTGAAAGCCATCAATAACAATCAGGGTTTTTGTCTGGCCTGTTTTAACGAAGATTATCCCGTTCCACCCGGCAGCCATTGCGGAAAAATGTGTCTGGAAGTGTAG
- a CDS encoding KpsF/GutQ family sugar-phosphate isomerase produces MSGSVAVPFDSHEYLDLARTVLDIEIEGIKAVKEDLDHNFSTALSKMAACSGRIVITGIGKSGLIGRKIAATLSSTGTPSFYLHPVESAHGDMGMITCHDLILAISNSGETDELNSIIPSFKALGVSIIAITSDSQSSMALLSDITIKVKVPREACMLGLAPTASTTAALAVGDALAICLMRCKHFEPADFQRYHPGGFLGQRLGKNILELMHTQNLPVADHTTSLQNALAVLNQAGFGVVFIVDDQNILHGVITDGDVRRMVCADRIVPTEPVSRFMNPSPLSVDSGVNAGVVLDIMEENTVTVLPIVDQQKKIMGIIHLHDLLGKGKYKFSVSHA; encoded by the coding sequence GTGTCTGGAAGTGTAGCCGTGCCCTTTGACTCGCATGAGTATCTGGATCTTGCTCGAACCGTGCTGGATATTGAGATAGAAGGCATAAAGGCGGTCAAAGAGGACCTTGACCATAATTTCAGCACTGCATTATCAAAAATGGCAGCGTGTTCAGGAAGAATCGTTATCACAGGTATTGGCAAGTCAGGGCTTATTGGCCGCAAGATTGCCGCAACCCTGAGCAGCACAGGCACCCCTTCCTTTTACCTGCATCCTGTGGAAAGCGCTCACGGCGATATGGGCATGATTACCTGCCATGACCTGATACTGGCCATCTCCAACAGTGGAGAAACCGACGAACTTAATTCAATTATTCCCAGTTTTAAGGCTCTCGGGGTGAGTATAATTGCCATTACCTCGGATTCTCAATCTTCCATGGCCCTATTGTCTGACATTACCATTAAAGTTAAGGTTCCAAGAGAGGCCTGCATGCTGGGGCTGGCACCCACTGCAAGCACTACTGCAGCTCTCGCCGTTGGAGATGCTCTGGCCATCTGCCTTATGCGCTGTAAACATTTTGAGCCGGCAGATTTTCAAAGATATCATCCAGGGGGTTTTCTGGGGCAAAGACTTGGCAAAAATATTCTGGAGCTGATGCACACTCAGAACCTGCCTGTTGCAGATCATACTACCAGTTTGCAGAATGCTCTGGCTGTCCTGAACCAGGCTGGATTCGGAGTAGTGTTTATCGTTGATGATCAAAATATTCTTCATGGGGTTATTACAGATGGTGATGTTCGTCGTATGGTTTGTGCTGACAGGATTGTTCCCACCGAACCTGTATCCAGATTTATGAATCCCTCACCTTTAAGTGTTGATTCCGGGGTTAATGCCGGTGTAGTTCTTGATATTATGGAAGAAAACACAGTAACTGTGCTGCCAATAGTGGATCAACAGAAGAAAATTATGGGCATTATACATCTTCATGATCTCCTTGGTAAGGGAAAATACAAGTTTTCTGTATCGCATGCATAG
- a CDS encoding YkgJ family cysteine cluster protein yields MVSITPPATSDYVCVRCSQVNPTCCRINPGAEKYCFPLSNHEIQTISAYSASHDFYIEEPNQADFIHRLGKLLPWPRKKLLSIFSLDNSHFRLNNTEDYSCVFLGNNGCSLPHDLRPVYCRIYPFWFYNDKLFVLEDPGCLAQNEQKSVQQLIRLFGVDPEDLRKKYLTMVSNLESSKSNYNL; encoded by the coding sequence ATGGTAAGTATCACCCCTCCTGCAACTTCAGACTACGTCTGTGTCAGGTGCAGTCAGGTCAATCCAACGTGTTGTCGGATCAATCCTGGTGCGGAAAAATACTGTTTTCCCTTGTCAAATCACGAAATTCAGACCATAAGTGCTTATTCGGCATCTCATGATTTTTATATTGAAGAACCAAACCAGGCAGATTTTATCCATAGATTAGGCAAGCTTCTGCCCTGGCCGAGAAAAAAACTGTTATCCATTTTCAGCCTTGACAATTCTCACTTTCGTCTAAACAATACTGAAGATTACTCGTGCGTTTTTCTTGGTAATAATGGATGCTCCCTGCCCCACGATTTAAGGCCAGTTTACTGCAGGATTTACCCTTTCTGGTTTTACAATGACAAACTGTTTGTTCTGGAAGATCCCGGGTGTCTTGCACAGAATGAACAAAAATCCGTTCAGCAACTTATTCGATTGTTTGGAGTTGATCCAGAAGATTTAAGAAAAAAATATCTGACCATGGTCAGTAATCTGGAAAGCAGCAAATCAAATTATAACTTATAA
- a CDS encoding penicillin-binding protein 1A, with product MKFLKIILIIFIFLSIAAVGAGYGVYKWAAQDLPDYKDISDYNPPLVTTVLTRDDEVLGYFYREMRFLVSLNQVSPWVVKSFLAAEDAGFYEHEGVEFLGIVRAAIQNFQAGEIVQGGSTITQQVIKSLLLTPERSYTRKIKEAILAYRLENHLTKDEILTIYLNQIFLGARAYGVEAAARIYFGKNARDLTLAQSALIAALPKAPSRLNPYRNPQGARHRQVYVLNRLRDLGWITSEEFEEAMTEPLEYESMPDPSWRHGPYYLEEVRRQLIRKFGEDKVYEGGLLVNTGAAIKHLDAAQSALRQGLRESTKRRGWRGPLDNIEPDQYDNFLSQDISDDQLQGKRWLQALVEDVQESGASVRFGPYKGWMDVSTMSWCRTLDPSRAPEEVRAVRDATRVLKKGDIVWASIKLTEDDEPEILELALEQEPVVEGALVSADPRTGEVLAIAGGYDFNRSHFNRATQAKRQPGSAFKPFVYSVAMDNGFTPASTVLDAPIVYDDFTTMTSWRPKNFEGVFYGPTLLRTALVKSRNLVTIRIAQQMGINEMVSRFRDFGIDEEFPRDLSISLGSVPMSLLNLCQAYSAFARDGSYMPLRFVNRVADSWGNELYRNEDHPVQATTPENAYIITNILQEVVRDGTGWRARVLNRPVAGKTGTTNDQNDAWYIGYSPYLITGVYVGFDQLTPMGRFETGARAASPIWVNYRQQVEEDYPVQDFSRPAGVTMVRIDSETGLLADSGAEGSYFLPFIAGTEPTRRSVSSSTGEQAQTGPSTEEDLLRQIF from the coding sequence ATGAAATTTTTAAAGATTATTCTGATTATATTTATTTTTCTCAGCATTGCCGCAGTTGGCGCTGGATATGGTGTCTACAAATGGGCTGCTCAGGATCTACCGGATTATAAAGATATTTCTGACTACAATCCTCCTCTTGTCACAACTGTTTTGACGAGAGACGATGAAGTGCTTGGATATTTTTATCGTGAGATGCGTTTTCTTGTGTCTCTGAATCAAGTGTCTCCATGGGTAGTCAAGTCTTTCCTGGCTGCTGAAGATGCCGGATTTTATGAACATGAAGGCGTGGAGTTTCTGGGGATTGTCAGAGCAGCAATTCAAAATTTTCAGGCAGGTGAAATTGTCCAGGGTGGGAGTACCATCACCCAGCAGGTAATAAAGTCACTTTTACTGACTCCTGAGAGAAGCTATACCAGAAAAATAAAAGAGGCTATTCTTGCATACCGCTTGGAAAATCATCTCACAAAAGATGAAATACTGACCATTTACCTCAACCAGATTTTTCTCGGTGCCAGGGCTTATGGTGTAGAAGCTGCAGCCAGGATTTACTTTGGAAAAAATGCCAGGGACTTGACTCTTGCCCAGTCCGCATTGATCGCTGCATTGCCCAAGGCCCCGTCCAGACTTAATCCTTATCGCAATCCTCAGGGGGCAAGGCACAGACAGGTTTATGTTCTGAATCGCCTCAGAGATCTGGGCTGGATCACCTCAGAAGAGTTTGAGGAAGCAATGACAGAGCCCTTGGAATACGAGTCCATGCCGGATCCATCCTGGAGACACGGTCCCTATTATCTTGAAGAGGTTAGAAGGCAATTGATTCGTAAGTTTGGTGAAGACAAGGTTTATGAGGGCGGGCTTCTTGTAAATACCGGGGCTGCTATCAAGCATCTTGATGCAGCGCAATCTGCATTAAGGCAGGGGCTTCGCGAATCCACCAAAAGAAGGGGGTGGCGAGGCCCTTTGGATAATATTGAGCCTGACCAGTACGATAATTTCCTGAGTCAGGATATCAGTGATGATCAGTTACAGGGAAAGAGATGGTTGCAGGCTCTAGTGGAGGATGTGCAGGAATCAGGGGCCAGTGTCCGGTTTGGACCATATAAAGGCTGGATGGATGTATCCACCATGTCGTGGTGCAGAACTTTAGATCCGTCCAGAGCTCCGGAAGAGGTGCGAGCTGTTCGTGATGCCACAAGAGTGCTGAAAAAAGGGGATATTGTATGGGCTTCTATTAAGCTGACTGAAGATGATGAGCCGGAAATTCTGGAACTCGCTCTGGAACAGGAGCCAGTTGTTGAAGGAGCACTTGTTTCAGCTGATCCCAGGACTGGAGAAGTTCTGGCTATAGCGGGCGGCTATGATTTTAACCGCAGTCATTTTAACCGCGCTACGCAAGCCAAAAGACAGCCAGGCTCGGCTTTCAAGCCTTTTGTGTATTCCGTTGCCATGGATAATGGTTTTACTCCAGCCTCAACTGTGCTTGACGCTCCCATTGTATATGACGATTTCACCACAATGACCAGCTGGAGACCCAAGAATTTTGAAGGTGTTTTTTATGGGCCAACCTTGCTGCGTACTGCCCTTGTGAAGTCAAGAAATCTTGTGACGATCCGCATTGCTCAGCAGATGGGCATTAATGAGATGGTTTCGCGCTTCAGGGACTTTGGCATTGATGAAGAATTTCCAAGAGATCTTTCCATCAGTCTTGGGTCCGTGCCCATGTCTCTTTTGAATTTATGTCAGGCCTATTCAGCCTTTGCCAGAGATGGATCATACATGCCCTTAAGGTTTGTCAACAGGGTAGCAGACTCATGGGGAAATGAGCTTTACCGTAATGAAGATCATCCTGTGCAGGCAACAACTCCTGAAAACGCTTATATTATTACAAATATTCTTCAGGAAGTGGTTCGTGATGGAACTGGCTGGAGAGCCAGGGTGCTTAACAGACCGGTGGCAGGCAAGACAGGTACCACCAATGATCAAAACGATGCCTGGTATATTGGGTACTCTCCTTATCTTATTACCGGGGTCTATGTTGGCTTTGATCAATTGACGCCCATGGGAAGGTTTGAAACTGGTGCCAGAGCTGCCTCTCCTATATGGGTAAACTACCGTCAGCAGGTGGAAGAAGACTATCCTGTGCAGGACTTTTCTCGTCCAGCAGGGGTGACCATGGTCAGGATAGATTCGGAAACTGGTCTTCTGGCTGACTCCGGTGCTGAAGGCAGTTATTTTCTGCCATTTATCGCAGGCACTGAACCAACCCGCAGAAGTGTCTCATCAAGTACAGGAGAGCAGGCTCAGACAGGACCGAGCACTGAAGAAGATCTGTTAAGACAGATTTTTTGA
- a CDS encoding ABC transporter permease: protein MDKSIFFSFARKQVWLQAWQALTLHRMRSLLSTLGIVFAVMAVVTMLAIAEGAKRQTLEQIGRLGTNTILIRNSETSIFEGDIPSMAPNLGYNDIIQLSQLPGLESISAVRESSTVISELGRSGSATNLSVNPAYIDSRGLNLARGRFISDLDVENRHEVCVLGAELVRRIGHGAEIGSTIHLDGTPCRIIGILRSRGSIDQDALPLTLRDFDNTVITPLSSDAGSMSSFAVTESLSEVLLKVSDVSHIEQTTSAIRRVLLWNRDGLENFEIIIPLELLSQARQAQRLFNIVLGSIAGISMIVGGIGIMNIMLANVSERTREIGIRRAIGANTKHIVTQFLGESILLTVMGGILGILLGSVTALSVSSFIQWQTYISPWSLLLAMLMSIGVGIASGIYPAVKAARMDPVDALRHI, encoded by the coding sequence GTGGATAAATCAATTTTTTTTTCATTCGCCAGAAAACAGGTATGGCTGCAGGCCTGGCAAGCATTGACACTGCACAGAATGCGCAGTCTTTTAAGCACTCTGGGCATTGTTTTCGCTGTGATGGCAGTTGTCACTATGCTCGCAATAGCCGAAGGGGCCAAAAGGCAAACCCTGGAACAAATTGGACGTCTTGGAACAAATACAATTCTTATCAGAAATTCCGAAACATCTATTTTTGAGGGCGATATCCCATCAATGGCTCCCAATCTGGGATACAATGATATCATTCAATTATCTCAGCTTCCTGGTTTAGAATCCATATCAGCTGTCAGAGAATCTTCAACGGTCATCAGTGAATTAGGACGATCAGGCTCAGCAACAAACCTTTCAGTTAATCCCGCTTACATAGATTCAAGAGGACTCAATCTTGCGAGAGGTAGATTTATCTCTGACTTAGACGTGGAAAACCGTCATGAAGTATGCGTTCTTGGGGCAGAGTTAGTCAGGCGAATCGGGCATGGGGCGGAAATAGGCTCAACTATTCACTTAGATGGTACGCCCTGTCGTATTATCGGTATATTACGTTCAAGGGGCAGTATAGATCAGGACGCACTGCCGCTAACTCTTAGAGATTTTGACAATACTGTAATCACTCCTTTAAGCAGTGACGCAGGATCAATGTCGTCTTTTGCCGTAACTGAAAGTTTGTCGGAAGTATTACTCAAAGTTTCAGATGTAAGCCATATCGAACAAACAACCTCAGCTATTAGAAGGGTACTTTTGTGGAACCGGGACGGTCTGGAAAACTTCGAGATTATTATACCACTTGAGCTTTTGTCTCAGGCCAGACAGGCCCAGCGCCTGTTTAATATTGTTCTCGGCAGCATTGCAGGTATTTCTATGATTGTGGGAGGTATAGGAATTATGAATATTATGCTGGCCAACGTATCTGAAAGAACAAGAGAGATAGGCATCCGGAGAGCTATTGGCGCTAACACTAAACATATTGTCACCCAATTTCTGGGAGAATCCATCCTGCTGACAGTAATGGGAGGAATACTTGGCATTTTACTGGGATCAGTAACTGCCTTGTCTGTCAGTTCTTTTATTCAGTGGCAGACATATATAAGCCCCTGGTCTCTGCTCCTGGCTATGCTCATGTCCATAGGGGTAGGCATTGCCTCGGGCATTTACCCGGCTGTCAAGGCAGCCAGAATGGATCCGGTAGATGCTCTGAGACATATTTAA
- a CDS encoding ABC transporter ATP-binding protein: MNRIKNSLPESLPLIKTANLCKSYTSGNETVHPLYNVNMEILHGEFIAIMGPSGTGKSTLLHILGCLDRPDSGSYHLNGKNILQLDDIELSLLRASKIGFVFQAYNLISQCTLIDNVAMPFLYHPAPPENIYDLARTALKKVGLAERETHRPNQLSGGEMQRAAIARALIIKPLVVLADEPTGNLDNENTKSILNLFHEMHWQGTTLIVVTHDDEVAEAADRVCFIKNGSLSG, from the coding sequence ATGAATAGAATCAAAAACTCACTTCCTGAGTCGTTGCCCTTAATCAAAACAGCAAACCTGTGTAAAAGCTATACCTCTGGTAACGAAACTGTCCATCCATTATATAACGTTAATATGGAGATTCTTCATGGTGAATTTATAGCAATAATGGGTCCGTCAGGGACCGGCAAATCCACCCTGCTGCATATACTTGGCTGCCTTGACCGTCCTGACAGTGGATCTTACCATCTGAACGGTAAAAACATATTACAGCTTGATGATATCGAGCTATCTTTACTGCGGGCATCTAAAATTGGTTTTGTGTTTCAGGCCTATAATCTGATATCTCAATGCACACTTATTGATAATGTGGCCATGCCTTTTTTATATCATCCTGCCCCTCCAGAAAACATTTATGATCTGGCACGAACAGCTTTGAAAAAAGTCGGACTGGCTGAACGCGAAACTCACCGCCCCAACCAGTTATCAGGTGGGGAAATGCAAAGAGCAGCCATAGCCAGGGCGTTAATTATCAAGCCCCTTGTTGTCCTGGCAGACGAGCCTACGGGAAATCTGGATAATGAGAATACCAAGTCTATTCTCAACCTCTTTCATGAAATGCATTGGCAAGGCACCACCCTCATTGTGGTCACCCATGATGATGAAGTTGCGGAAGCAGCTGACAGAGTATGCTTTATAAAAAATGGATCATTAAGTGGATAA
- a CDS encoding efflux RND transporter periplasmic adaptor subunit, translating into MKQFIVKNKIIISISATILFLLLIYTSFSDSSTPSSQILTTPAIKTDMVVEVRTVGELDAANSIVLSSSVRGDRGKIIYLVEDGKHVEESDVLVRLDPSVFEEEVIKLRSRVIELDTLVDAQDQLLQWEKNQVEREITRAESDLQIARLELRRLEKGEGPRELARLEAEANRARDDYDQKLSFNESLEELSERGFANPTEQAQIKKMIDESRQAYTMVAMQLESYRDHLLPVQLEKARAAITAAEVNLEQTKVGGGYKIGQAMAALERSEQELQTARQSLNTAQQELSATVIRAPGPGMVVLAEQIRGNTNRKPRVGDQVWQNQPLVYLPDISRMIVNTQVRETDLHKIDVGKLALARVDAYPELNLTGRVESIGVLADQGADGRQRGKFFRVTISLDQSDPRLRPGMTARVNIICQEESDVLVIPSFALFREGDQNFAYVQSGRGFERREIAVGARSEELVEIQKGLEPGEHVALSRPPHDRVLRTRYF; encoded by the coding sequence ATGAAACAATTCATAGTCAAAAACAAGATAATTATCTCAATCAGCGCAACCATCCTTTTTCTGCTGCTAATCTATACAAGCTTTTCTGATTCATCCACCCCGTCCAGCCAAATACTTACTACCCCTGCCATCAAAACTGACATGGTGGTGGAAGTCCGCACTGTAGGAGAACTTGATGCTGCTAATTCTATAGTCCTAAGCTCTTCGGTTCGCGGTGATCGGGGCAAAATTATCTATCTTGTGGAAGATGGAAAGCATGTTGAGGAAAGTGATGTTCTGGTCAGACTTGATCCTTCTGTTTTTGAAGAAGAAGTTATCAAGCTCAGGTCAAGGGTTATTGAACTTGATACTCTGGTTGATGCCCAGGACCAACTCCTTCAATGGGAGAAAAACCAGGTGGAGCGTGAAATAACAAGGGCTGAAAGTGATTTGCAGATTGCAAGGCTTGAACTTCGCAGACTGGAAAAAGGTGAAGGTCCCAGAGAACTGGCCAGACTTGAGGCTGAAGCAAACCGGGCCAGAGACGACTATGATCAAAAACTGAGTTTTAATGAATCATTAGAGGAGCTCAGCGAGAGAGGGTTTGCCAATCCCACTGAACAGGCCCAGATCAAAAAGATGATTGATGAATCACGACAGGCCTATACAATGGTTGCCATGCAACTTGAAAGCTACAGGGACCACCTGTTGCCTGTCCAACTTGAAAAGGCCAGGGCTGCCATAACTGCAGCTGAAGTTAATCTTGAGCAGACAAAAGTTGGAGGTGGATACAAGATTGGACAGGCCATGGCTGCCTTAGAGAGGTCTGAGCAGGAGTTACAAACTGCGAGACAAAGCCTGAATACAGCCCAGCAGGAACTGAGTGCGACTGTTATTCGAGCACCAGGTCCTGGAATGGTTGTTCTGGCTGAGCAGATCAGAGGCAACACCAATAGAAAACCAAGAGTGGGTGATCAGGTCTGGCAGAATCAGCCTCTGGTTTATCTGCCCGATATCTCTCGGATGATAGTAAATACCCAGGTTCGAGAAACTGACCTGCACAAGATTGATGTTGGCAAGTTAGCTCTGGCAAGGGTTGATGCTTATCCTGAGCTTAACCTGACGGGGCGTGTTGAATCCATCGGTGTACTGGCTGATCAAGGTGCAGATGGCCGTCAAAGAGGTAAATTTTTCAGGGTGACCATCAGTTTAGATCAGTCAGACCCCAGGTTAAGGCCAGGTATGACAGCCAGAGTCAATATTATTTGTCAGGAAGAATCTGACGTGTTGGTAATTCCTTCATTCGCCCTATTCAGGGAAGGTGACCAGAACTTTGCTTATGTACAGTCAGGGAGAGGATTTGAACGAAGAGAGATAGCAGTCGGAGCAAGAAGCGAAGAGCTTGTGGAAATCCAGAAAGGACTTGAGCCAGGAGAGCATGTTGCTCTGAGCAGACCTCCTCATGACAGAGTTTTAAGAACAAGGTATTTTTAA